One segment of Macaca fascicularis isolate 582-1 chromosome 2, T2T-MFA8v1.1 DNA contains the following:
- the VWA5B2 gene encoding von Willebrand factor A domain-containing protein 5B2 isoform X10: MPGLYCPSSWTPLPLTDSWVRACANGPCLSVRARLTYRNPQPHPVDGVFVYPLAEAEVVSGFEAEAAGRRVSFQLQSRRRSQAACCRALGPGLGTPTPRRCAQGHLVLDLAQARSTLVLPTGLIAAAGTMTVTLHSSRELPSRPDGVLHVALPTVLTPLALPGPLGPPRPPGLCDDRLGLCPTSCFGVGSPQEEGLAWEEPAAPQDVFSGPARCPAPYTFSFEMLVTGPCLLAGLESPSHALRADAPPHASSAATICVTLAEGHHCDRALEILLHPSEPHQPHLMLEGGSLSSAEYEARVRARRDFQRLQRRDSDGDRQVWFLQRRFHKDILLNPVLVLSFCPDLSSKPGHLGTATRELLFLLDGSSTAHKDAIVLAVKSLPPQTLINLAVFGTLVQPLFPESRPCSDDAVQLICESIETLKIPSGPPDVLAALDWAMGQPQHRAYPRQLFLLTAASPMAATTHRTLELMRWHRGTARCFSFGLGPTCHQLLQGLSALSRGQAYFLRPGQRLQPMLVQALRKALEPALSDISVDWFVPDTVEALLTPREIPALYPGDQLLGYCSLFRVDGFRPRPPGGQEPGWQSLGGSVFPSPEEAPSAASPGTEPTGTSEPLGTGTVSAELSSPWAAGDLERSTDALTDPVTDPGPNPSSDTAIWRRIFQSSYIREQYVLTHCSASPEPGPGSTGSSESPGSQGPGSPEGSAPLEPPSQQGCRSLAWGEPAGSRSCPLPAPTPAPFKVGALSTEVLGRQHRAALAGRSLSSPPGRANQVPGRPRKPSLGAILDGPSPEPGQQLGQGLDDSGSLLSPAPMDWDMLMEPPFLFTAVPPSGEPAPPAVPPQAPRCHVVIRGLCGEQPMCWEVGVGLETLWGPGDGSQPPSPPVREAAWDQALHRLTAASVVRDNEQLALRGGAETTADRGHARRCWLRALQTSKVSSAPSCFTCPVAVDATTREVLPGVLQVCSSEPAEPPGTPPAAHSRLDAAPLPTVVYSKAGAWDSDGNGNSKCALGDAATPMEGPRCPPPRSPSRLSLGRRHKLCRPDLGQANNSEGIDHDYLPLVRLQEAPGSFRLDAPFCAAVRISQERLCRASPFAVHRASLSPTSASLPWALLGPGVGQGDSATASCSPSPSSGSEGPGQVDSGRGSDTEASEGAEGLGGTDLRGRTWATAVALAWLEHRCAAAFGEWELTAAKADCWLRAQHLPDGLDLAALKAAARGLFLLLRHWDQNLQLHLLCYSPANV; encoded by the exons ATGCCCGGCCTGTACTGCCCCTCCAGCTGGACGCCGCTGCCGCTCACGGACTCCTGGGTCCGGGCCTGCGCCAACGGCCCCTGCCTCAGCGTGCGGGCCCGGCTCACCTACCGCAACCCGCAGCCGCACCCGGTGGACG GCGTGTTCGTGTACCCTCTGGCCGAGGCCGAGGTGGTGTCCGGCTTCGAGGCCGAGGCCGCCGGACGGCGCGTCTCCTTCCAGCTGCAGAGCCGGCGCCGCTCGCAGGCCGCCTGCTGCCGCGCTCTGGGCCCCGGGTTAGGGACCCCGACGCCCCGCCGCTGCGCGCAGG GTCATCTTGTCTTGGATCTGGCCCAGGCCCGGTCCACGTTGGTGCTGCCCACAGGCCTTATCGCCGCGGCTGGCACCATGACAGTGACCCTGCACAGCAGCCGGGAGCTGCCCTCAAGGCCTGACGGGGTGCTGCATGTGGCCCTGCCCACTGTGCTCACCCCACTGGCCCTGCCAGGCCCGCTGGGGCCCCCCAGGCCTCCGGGGCTCTGTGACGACAGGTTGGGCCTATG CCCCACCAGCTGCTTCGGGGTGGGCAGCCCTCAGGAGGAAGGGCTGGCGTGGGAGGAGCCAGCTGCCCCTCAGGACGTGTTCTCAGGCCCTGCCCGATGCCCTGCCCCATATACCTTCTCCTTCGAGATGCTGGTGACTGGGCCATGCCTGCTTGCAG GCCTGGAGAGCCCCTCTCATGCCCTGCGGGCAGATGCCCCCCCTCATGCCAGCTCTGCAGCCACCATCTGTGTCACACTGGCAGAGGGCCACCACTGTGACCGGGCCTTGGAGATCCTGCTACACCCCAGTG AGCCCCATCAGCCACACCTGATGCTGGAGGGCGGCAGCCTGAGCTCAGCAGAATATGAGGCCCGGGTAAGGGCCCGCCGAGATTTCCAGAGGCTACAGCGAAGGGACAGTGATGGGGACCGGCAG GTGTGGTTCCTGCAGCGACGCTTCCACAAGGACATCCTGCTGAACCCTGTGCTGGTGCTGAGCTTCTGCCCGGACCTGAGCTCCAAGCCCGGACACCTGGggacagctactcgggagctacTCTTCCTGTTGGATGGCAGCAGCACGGCACACAAG GATGCCATTGTTTTGGCTGTGAAGTCCCTCCCGCCTCAGACGCTTATCAACCTGGCCGTGTTTGGGACGTTGGTGCAGCCACTCTTCCCAGAGAGCCGGCCTTGCAGTGAT GACGCTGTGCAGCTGATCTGTGAGAGCATTGAGACCCTGAAGATTCCAAGCGGGCCTCCAGACGTGCTGGCTGCTCTGGACTGGGCCATGGGGCAGCCCCAGCACAGGGCCTACCCTCGGCAGCTGTTcctgctcactgctgcctcacCCATGGCTGCCACTACCCACCGAACCCTGGAGCTCATGAGGTGGCACAGGGGGACAGCCAG ATGCTTCTCCTTTGGGCTGGGGCCCACCTGCCACCAGCTGCTCCAGGGTTTATCTGCCCTCAGCAGGGGCCAGGCCTACTTCCTGAGGcctgggcagaggctgcagcccATG CTGGTGCAGGCTCTGCGGAAGGCACTGGAGCCTGCCCTGAGTGATATCTCTGTGGACTGGTTTGTGCCCGACACCGTGGAGGCACTGCTGACCCCCCGGGAGATCCCAGCACTCTACCCTGGGGACCAGCTCCTCGGTTACTGCTCACTCTTCAGGGTGGATGGCTTCCGGCCCCGCCCACCAGGG GGCCAAGAGCCTGGCTGGCAGAGCTTAGGTGGGTCCGTGTTTCCATCCCCAGAAGAGGCCCCATCTGCTGCCAGCCCTGGCACTGAGCCCACTGGCACCTCGGAGCCACTGGGAACAGGCACCGTGTCAGCAGAACTGTCCAGCCCATGGGCTGCCGGGGACTTGGAGCGGA GTACTGATGCTCTGACAGACCCAGTCACGGATCCTGGACCCAACCCCTCCTCTGACACAGCCATATGGCGCCGCATCTTCCAGTCCTCGTACATTCGGGAGCAGTATGTGCTCACCCACTGCTCTGCCAGCCCCGAGCCAGGCCCAGGCTCCACAGGCAGCAGTGAGTCCCCAGGCTCCCAGGGCCCTGGCTCCCCCGAAGGTAGTGCTCCCCTGGAGCCCCCTTCTCAGCAAGGTTGCCGCAGTCTGGCCTGGGGAGAACCTGCAGGCTCCCGCTCCTGTCCCCTGCCTGCACCCACACCGGCTCCATTCAAG GTGGGGGCCTTGAGTACTGAGGTGCTGGGCCGTCAGCACAGAGCGGCTCTGGCTGGCCGAAGCCTCTCTTCACCTCCAGGCCGGGCAAACCAAGTCCCCGGCCGACCTCGGAAACCCTCTTTGGGTGCAATACTAGATGGCCCAAGTCCTGAGCCAGGCCAACAATTGGGACAAGGCCTGGATGACTCAG GAAGCCTGCTCTCCCCAGCCCCCATGGACTGGGACATGCTGATGGAACCACCCTTCTTATTCACGGCTGTGCCTCCCAGTGGGGAGCCAGCCCCTCCGGCAGTGCCTCCCCAGGCTCCACGCTGCCATGTGGTGATCCGGGGCCTGTGTGGGGAGCAGCCTATGTGCTGGGAGGTGGGTGTTGGGCTGGAGACACTGTGGGGACCTGGAGATGGCTCACAGCCTCCCTCACCTCCTGTAAGAGAAGCTGCTTGGGACCAAGCACTCCATCGGCTGACAGCAGCCTCTGTGGTCCGGGACAATGAGCAGCTGGCCCTCCGAGGAGGGGCCGAGACCACAGCAGACCGGG GCCATGCCCGGAGGTGCTGGCTTCGAGCCCTTCAGACAAGTAAGGTCAGCTCTGCCCCTTCCTGCTTCACTTGCCCTGTAGCTGTGGATGCTACCACTAGGGAGGTCCTGCCTGGGGTCCTGCAGGTGTGCAGCTCAG AGCCAGCTGAGCCCCCAGGAACCCCTCCTGCCGCTCACAGCCGTCTAGATGCAGCTCCTCTGCCTACTGTTGTCTACTCTAAAG CAGGCGCCTGGGACTCGGACGGAAATGGCAACTCCAAGTGTGCTTTGGGGGACGCTGCCACTCCCATGGAAGGTCCTCGCTGCCCACCTCCCCGTTCTCCCTCTCGGCTTAGCCTGGGCCGCCGTCACAAACTCTGTAGACCTGACCTGGGCCAGGCCAACAACAGTGAAGGCATCGACCATGACTACCTGCCCCTG GTGCGGCTGCAGGAGGCACCAGGCTCCTTCCGCCTGGACGCGCCCTTCTGTGCCGCTGTGCGCATCTCGCAGGAGCGCCTCTGCCGCGCCTCGCCCTTTGCCGTGCACCGTGccagcctcagccccacctcGGCCTCATTGCCCTGGGCACTTCTAGGCCCTGGTGTTGGTCAGGGTGACAGTGCCACAGCCTCCTGCAGCCCGTCCCCCAGCTCGGGCTCCGAGGGTCCGGGCCAGGTGGACAGTGGGCGGGGCTCAGATACCGAGGCCTCGGAGGGGGCGGAAGGGCTGGGCGGCACCGACCTGCGGGGCCGGACCTGGGCCACTGCCGTGGCGCTCGCCTGGCTAGAGCACCGATGCGCTGCTGCCTTTGGCGAGTGGGAACTGACAGCAGCCAAGGCTGATTGCTGGCTGCGGGCCCAGCACTTGCCTGACGGCCTTGATCTGGCCGCCCTCAAGGCCGCAGCCCGGGGGCTCTTCCTGCTACTGCGCCACTGGGACCAGAACCTGCAGCTACACCTGCTGTGCTACAGCCCAGCAAACGTGTGA
- the VWA5B2 gene encoding von Willebrand factor A domain-containing protein 5B2 isoform X9 produces the protein MPGLYCPSSWTPLPLTDSWVRACANGPCLSVRARLTYRNPQPHPVDGVFVYPLAEAEVVSGFEAEAAGRRVSFQLQSRRRSQAACCRALGPGLGTPTPRRCAQGHLVLDLAQARSTLVLPTGLIAAAGTMTVTLHSSRELPSRPDGVLHVALPTVLTPLALPGPLGPPRPPGLCDDRLGLCPTSCFGVGSPQEEGLAWEEPAAPQDVFSGPARCPAPYTFSFEMLVTGPCLLAGLESPSHALRADAPPHASSAATICVTLAEGHHCDRALEILLHPSEPHQPHLMLEGGSLSSAEYEARVRARRDFQRLQRRDSDGDRQVWFLQRRFHKDILLNPVLVLSFCPDLSSKPGHLGTATRELLFLLDGSSTAHKDAIVLAVKSLPPQTLINLAVFGTLVQPLFPESRPCSDDAVQLICESIETLKIPSGPPDVLAALDWAMGQPQHRAYPRQLFLLTAASPMAATTHRTLELMRWHRGTARCFSFGLGPTCHQLLQGLSALSRGQAYFLRPGQRLQPMLVQALRKALEPALSDISVDWFVPDTVEALLTPREIPALYPGDQLLGYCSLFRVDGFRPRPPGGQEPGWQSLGGSVFPSPEEAPSAASPGTEPTGTSEPLGTGTVSAELSSPWAAGDLERTGTDALTDPVTDPGPNPSSDTAIWRRIFQSSYIREQYVLTHCSASPEPGPGSTGSSESPGSQGPGSPEGSAPLEPPSQQGCRSLAWGEPAGSRSCPLPAPTPAPFKVGALSTEVLGRQHRAALAGRSLSSPPGRANQVPGRPRKPSLGAILDGPSPEPGQQLGQGLDDSGSLLSPAPMDWDMLMEPPFLFTAVPPSGEPAPPAVPPQAPRCHVVIRGLCGEQPMCWEVGVGLETLWGPGDGSQPPSPPVREAAWDQALHRLTAASVVRDNEQLALRGGAETTADRGHARRCWLRALQTSKVSSAPSCFTCPVAVDATTREVLPGVLQVCSSEPAEPPGTPPAAHSRLDAAPLPTVVYSKAGAWDSDGNGNSKCALGDAATPMEGPRCPPPRSPSRLSLGRRHKLCRPDLGQANNSEGIDHDYLPLVRLQEAPGSFRLDAPFCAAVRISQERLCRASPFAVHRASLSPTSASLPWALLGPGVGQGDSATASCSPSPSSGSEGPGQVDSGRGSDTEASEGAEGLGGTDLRGRTWATAVALAWLEHRCAAAFGEWELTAAKADCWLRAQHLPDGLDLAALKAAARGLFLLLRHWDQNLQLHLLCYSPANV, from the exons ATGCCCGGCCTGTACTGCCCCTCCAGCTGGACGCCGCTGCCGCTCACGGACTCCTGGGTCCGGGCCTGCGCCAACGGCCCCTGCCTCAGCGTGCGGGCCCGGCTCACCTACCGCAACCCGCAGCCGCACCCGGTGGACG GCGTGTTCGTGTACCCTCTGGCCGAGGCCGAGGTGGTGTCCGGCTTCGAGGCCGAGGCCGCCGGACGGCGCGTCTCCTTCCAGCTGCAGAGCCGGCGCCGCTCGCAGGCCGCCTGCTGCCGCGCTCTGGGCCCCGGGTTAGGGACCCCGACGCCCCGCCGCTGCGCGCAGG GTCATCTTGTCTTGGATCTGGCCCAGGCCCGGTCCACGTTGGTGCTGCCCACAGGCCTTATCGCCGCGGCTGGCACCATGACAGTGACCCTGCACAGCAGCCGGGAGCTGCCCTCAAGGCCTGACGGGGTGCTGCATGTGGCCCTGCCCACTGTGCTCACCCCACTGGCCCTGCCAGGCCCGCTGGGGCCCCCCAGGCCTCCGGGGCTCTGTGACGACAGGTTGGGCCTATG CCCCACCAGCTGCTTCGGGGTGGGCAGCCCTCAGGAGGAAGGGCTGGCGTGGGAGGAGCCAGCTGCCCCTCAGGACGTGTTCTCAGGCCCTGCCCGATGCCCTGCCCCATATACCTTCTCCTTCGAGATGCTGGTGACTGGGCCATGCCTGCTTGCAG GCCTGGAGAGCCCCTCTCATGCCCTGCGGGCAGATGCCCCCCCTCATGCCAGCTCTGCAGCCACCATCTGTGTCACACTGGCAGAGGGCCACCACTGTGACCGGGCCTTGGAGATCCTGCTACACCCCAGTG AGCCCCATCAGCCACACCTGATGCTGGAGGGCGGCAGCCTGAGCTCAGCAGAATATGAGGCCCGGGTAAGGGCCCGCCGAGATTTCCAGAGGCTACAGCGAAGGGACAGTGATGGGGACCGGCAG GTGTGGTTCCTGCAGCGACGCTTCCACAAGGACATCCTGCTGAACCCTGTGCTGGTGCTGAGCTTCTGCCCGGACCTGAGCTCCAAGCCCGGACACCTGGggacagctactcgggagctacTCTTCCTGTTGGATGGCAGCAGCACGGCACACAAG GATGCCATTGTTTTGGCTGTGAAGTCCCTCCCGCCTCAGACGCTTATCAACCTGGCCGTGTTTGGGACGTTGGTGCAGCCACTCTTCCCAGAGAGCCGGCCTTGCAGTGAT GACGCTGTGCAGCTGATCTGTGAGAGCATTGAGACCCTGAAGATTCCAAGCGGGCCTCCAGACGTGCTGGCTGCTCTGGACTGGGCCATGGGGCAGCCCCAGCACAGGGCCTACCCTCGGCAGCTGTTcctgctcactgctgcctcacCCATGGCTGCCACTACCCACCGAACCCTGGAGCTCATGAGGTGGCACAGGGGGACAGCCAG ATGCTTCTCCTTTGGGCTGGGGCCCACCTGCCACCAGCTGCTCCAGGGTTTATCTGCCCTCAGCAGGGGCCAGGCCTACTTCCTGAGGcctgggcagaggctgcagcccATG CTGGTGCAGGCTCTGCGGAAGGCACTGGAGCCTGCCCTGAGTGATATCTCTGTGGACTGGTTTGTGCCCGACACCGTGGAGGCACTGCTGACCCCCCGGGAGATCCCAGCACTCTACCCTGGGGACCAGCTCCTCGGTTACTGCTCACTCTTCAGGGTGGATGGCTTCCGGCCCCGCCCACCAGGG GGCCAAGAGCCTGGCTGGCAGAGCTTAGGTGGGTCCGTGTTTCCATCCCCAGAAGAGGCCCCATCTGCTGCCAGCCCTGGCACTGAGCCCACTGGCACCTCGGAGCCACTGGGAACAGGCACCGTGTCAGCAGAACTGTCCAGCCCATGGGCTGCCGGGGACTTGGAGCGGA CAGGTACTGATGCTCTGACAGACCCAGTCACGGATCCTGGACCCAACCCCTCCTCTGACACAGCCATATGGCGCCGCATCTTCCAGTCCTCGTACATTCGGGAGCAGTATGTGCTCACCCACTGCTCTGCCAGCCCCGAGCCAGGCCCAGGCTCCACAGGCAGCAGTGAGTCCCCAGGCTCCCAGGGCCCTGGCTCCCCCGAAGGTAGTGCTCCCCTGGAGCCCCCTTCTCAGCAAGGTTGCCGCAGTCTGGCCTGGGGAGAACCTGCAGGCTCCCGCTCCTGTCCCCTGCCTGCACCCACACCGGCTCCATTCAAG GTGGGGGCCTTGAGTACTGAGGTGCTGGGCCGTCAGCACAGAGCGGCTCTGGCTGGCCGAAGCCTCTCTTCACCTCCAGGCCGGGCAAACCAAGTCCCCGGCCGACCTCGGAAACCCTCTTTGGGTGCAATACTAGATGGCCCAAGTCCTGAGCCAGGCCAACAATTGGGACAAGGCCTGGATGACTCAG GAAGCCTGCTCTCCCCAGCCCCCATGGACTGGGACATGCTGATGGAACCACCCTTCTTATTCACGGCTGTGCCTCCCAGTGGGGAGCCAGCCCCTCCGGCAGTGCCTCCCCAGGCTCCACGCTGCCATGTGGTGATCCGGGGCCTGTGTGGGGAGCAGCCTATGTGCTGGGAGGTGGGTGTTGGGCTGGAGACACTGTGGGGACCTGGAGATGGCTCACAGCCTCCCTCACCTCCTGTAAGAGAAGCTGCTTGGGACCAAGCACTCCATCGGCTGACAGCAGCCTCTGTGGTCCGGGACAATGAGCAGCTGGCCCTCCGAGGAGGGGCCGAGACCACAGCAGACCGGG GCCATGCCCGGAGGTGCTGGCTTCGAGCCCTTCAGACAAGTAAGGTCAGCTCTGCCCCTTCCTGCTTCACTTGCCCTGTAGCTGTGGATGCTACCACTAGGGAGGTCCTGCCTGGGGTCCTGCAGGTGTGCAGCTCAG AGCCAGCTGAGCCCCCAGGAACCCCTCCTGCCGCTCACAGCCGTCTAGATGCAGCTCCTCTGCCTACTGTTGTCTACTCTAAAG CAGGCGCCTGGGACTCGGACGGAAATGGCAACTCCAAGTGTGCTTTGGGGGACGCTGCCACTCCCATGGAAGGTCCTCGCTGCCCACCTCCCCGTTCTCCCTCTCGGCTTAGCCTGGGCCGCCGTCACAAACTCTGTAGACCTGACCTGGGCCAGGCCAACAACAGTGAAGGCATCGACCATGACTACCTGCCCCTG GTGCGGCTGCAGGAGGCACCAGGCTCCTTCCGCCTGGACGCGCCCTTCTGTGCCGCTGTGCGCATCTCGCAGGAGCGCCTCTGCCGCGCCTCGCCCTTTGCCGTGCACCGTGccagcctcagccccacctcGGCCTCATTGCCCTGGGCACTTCTAGGCCCTGGTGTTGGTCAGGGTGACAGTGCCACAGCCTCCTGCAGCCCGTCCCCCAGCTCGGGCTCCGAGGGTCCGGGCCAGGTGGACAGTGGGCGGGGCTCAGATACCGAGGCCTCGGAGGGGGCGGAAGGGCTGGGCGGCACCGACCTGCGGGGCCGGACCTGGGCCACTGCCGTGGCGCTCGCCTGGCTAGAGCACCGATGCGCTGCTGCCTTTGGCGAGTGGGAACTGACAGCAGCCAAGGCTGATTGCTGGCTGCGGGCCCAGCACTTGCCTGACGGCCTTGATCTGGCCGCCCTCAAGGCCGCAGCCCGGGGGCTCTTCCTGCTACTGCGCCACTGGGACCAGAACCTGCAGCTACACCTGCTGTGCTACAGCCCAGCAAACGTGTGA